A window of Struthio camelus isolate bStrCam1 chromosome 15, bStrCam1.hap1, whole genome shotgun sequence contains these coding sequences:
- the C1QTNF8 gene encoding complement C1q tumor necrosis factor-related protein 8 has product MSALFLVILVSTANVGALLEEGLPRREPRRLSCVRCCRPSEQPVPIASSRYTRMSNDPAYSLPKVQPTIDITILKGEKGEMGEKGYPGAVGKEGERGLRGFNGRKGQKGQPGPQGHSCKQLYAAFSVGRRKPLHSSDYFQHVIFDTEFVNLYKHFNMFSGKFFCYVPGVYYFSLNVHTWNFKETYLHLMKNEKEMAILYAQPSDRSIMQSQSLMLDLQEGEEVWVRMFKRERENAIYSEESDVYIIFNGHLIKPAVE; this is encoded by the exons ATGAGTGCTCTATTTCTTGTAATCTTGGTGTCCACTGCAAATGTTGGTGCCTTGCTGGAAGAGGGACTGCCGAGACGGGAGCCTCGGCGCCTGTCGTGCGTGCGGTGCTGCCGGCCTTCGGAACAGCCTGTCCCCATCGCCTCCTCACGGTACACGAGGATGAGCAATGACCCTGCCTATTCGCTTCCCAAAGTCCAGCCCACAATAGATATCACCATCCTCAAAG GTGAGAAGGGTGAAATGGGAGAAAAGGGGTACCCTGGAGcagtgggaaaggaaggagagagaggcctTCGTGGCTTTAATGGACGAAAGGGCCAGAAAGGCCAGCCTGGCCCACAAGGCCATTCCTGTAAGCAGCTCTATGCTGCTTTTTCAGTGGGTCGGAGAAAACCCCTTCATAGCTCAGACTACTTCCAGCACGTCATTTTTGACACAGAGTTCGTGAACCTCTACAAGCACTTCAACATGTTCTCGGGGAAGTTCTTTTGCTATGTGCCAGGAGTCTACTACTTCAGCCTCAACGTTCACACCTGGAACTTCAAGGAGACCTATCTGCACCTGATGAAGAACGAGAAAGAGATGGCCATCCTCTATGCCCAGCCCAGTGATCGGAGCATCATGCAAAGCCAGAGCCTGATGCTGGACctgcaggaaggggaggaggtcTGGGTGCGGATGTTCAAGCGAGAGCGAGAAAACGCCATCTATAGCGAGGAGTCTGATGTTTACATCATCTTCAATGGCCATCTAATCAAGCCAGCTGTAGAGTAG